The Gemmatimonadaceae bacterium sequence CGCACCATGATCATGTTGGACGCTCCCTCGGCATCGAATAGGGCGCCGTTCACGACCTGCTGGACATCCATCTCGTAGCCGCGAGTGAGCCACGCGAGGGCGTTGGCCACGCGTTCTGGAGTCCGCCTAAGCCCTTGCCGGTCAGGATCTTCGCCGATCAGTTCCAGCTGGCGGCGCACGAGCCCGACGAACTCGTCGTCCGCGCCTGTCGCGTCGTCGAGATCGGTTGAGTCCGGCTGCTGCCGGGGATTCAATGAGAGATGCGCCCCGTCTTGCATATAGACTCCAAAAAGCAGGTTTTTCGTTGACGGGTTCCCGACCCGTACGTACCTTGGCCCCGGGGCGTAACCACCAAAAAGGCCGCCCGAGGACCTGACATGCTAATTGTTGGCCTCACCGGCAACATCGGCAGCGGTAAGTCGACGGTCGCCCGGATGCTTTCCGAACGCGGCGCCACGATCATCGACGCCGATGTTCTTGCCCGACGTGCCGTCGAACTCGGAACCCCCGCGTACACGAAGATCGTCGCGCGGTGGGGCCGTGCCGTGGTCTCTCCCGACGGACACCTCGACCGCGCCGCTCTGCGTCGAGTCGTGTTCGCGGACCAAAGCCAACTCGAAGAACTTAACGAGATCGTGCATCCCGAGGTCGAGAGCCTCCGCGATCGCCTCGTCGAGCAGGCCCGCGCGCGCGGCGATCGAATCGTCGTCTGCGACATTCCGCTCCTGTTCGAGAAAGGCATGGCCGACCGCTTCGACCGGATTCTCCTCGTCGACGCCCCGCGTCCGATCCGTCTCGAGCGTCTTCTCCAGGACCGCGGCCTGCAAACGACCGAAGCGATGGAGATCATCGCCGCCCAAATGCCGGCTGAGCTCAAACGCGCGCGTGCCGACTACATCATAGAGAATGCCGGGACGCTGACGCAGCTCGAGCGGAGGGTCCAGGATCTGTGGGCCTCGCTGATGCGGGACGCCAGCGGGGTGAGATCGGTGGCGCGATAACGTCGCGGCGGCCAGTTCCGGCCTCTGTTGCGCCACTGTGGGTGCGGCGTTGGGCTAGAAAATCGGACGTCTGATATCGGACCTCTGACGGCCGCCGCGCCGTCAGGTCCGATTGACGCCCTCTCTCATCGCGGATAGACTCCGCGCGCGTCGCCCTCCCCCGATTTGGAGCCCGTCGTGTCCGATATCCCGAAGGACCTGCTCTACACCGAAGACCACGAATACCTGAAGCCCACCGACGACTCCAATGTCGTCGCCATCGGCATCACCGACTACGCCCAGGGTGAGCTTGGCGATGTCGTTTTCATCGAGCTTCCGAAGGTCGGCGCGTCGTTCGCCAAGCACGACGTGTTCGGCACAGTCGAAGCGGTGAAGGCCGTGTCCGAGCTCTATTCGCCGGTTTCCGGCGAGGTCATCGCCGTCAATGACCGCCTCGACAAAGAGCCGGCCCTCGTCAACAGCTCGCCGTACGGCGACGGTTGGATGATCAAGGTCCGGCTCAAAGACCCGAACGAGCGCAAAGCGCTGCTCGACGCGGGCGCCTACTCGGCGCACCTCGGCGGCTAGCGCACTATCGCGCTGTCGAAGAACAAAAACTAGGCAGGAACGCAGATCAGGCGGA is a genomic window containing:
- the coaE gene encoding dephospho-CoA kinase (Dephospho-CoA kinase (CoaE) performs the final step in coenzyme A biosynthesis.) → MLIVGLTGNIGSGKSTVARMLSERGATIIDADVLARRAVELGTPAYTKIVARWGRAVVSPDGHLDRAALRRVVFADQSQLEELNEIVHPEVESLRDRLVEQARARGDRIVVCDIPLLFEKGMADRFDRILLVDAPRPIRLERLLQDRGLQTTEAMEIIAAQMPAELKRARADYIIENAGTLTQLERRVQDLWASLMRDASGVRSVAR
- the gcvH gene encoding glycine cleavage system protein GcvH; translation: MSDIPKDLLYTEDHEYLKPTDDSNVVAIGITDYAQGELGDVVFIELPKVGASFAKHDVFGTVEAVKAVSELYSPVSGEVIAVNDRLDKEPALVNSSPYGDGWMIKVRLKDPNERKALLDAGAYSAHLGG